A genomic window from Pseudomonadales bacterium includes:
- a CDS encoding DUF1631 domain-containing protein has translation MSQPKVVPLTSATKKKSPVPPILHSVRQHAKKLLGELLQSLFNNIDDALFEMADRSRSDADQSMYFESMREIRLHRSQIQKSFMSEFYRGFELAFESSDVPETLDFDEAVDNISLVANDDLEVTVAIAGIVSKVTSQHSLQIMQLTKRIDHLAKDCTVTERMNPLGPERLSHTFVAAISDLNIDIKVRIILLKLFERFVMERLAPLYAEANQLLAEAGILTDLKNIMRSGRQPESAARPSTRSSGPLSGGGRDGSHSPGTGGYGSGPGYGGSASEGSSTGGAGYGNQDSPGYAGTGFGVIQRLLAASRGGAASPGVDSTGSISSSDVVAAFSAAQSDIADPIDIEHVPPLLDLRQMVFARAPEITGRENVQLSQSDDDVVNFVGMLFDYILNDRNLAIPMKALIGRLQLPIVKLAVMDKTFFEKSSHPARQLLNELSSAGIGWSSAAELKRDALYNKIESIVLRVMNGFKDNPDLFSELLKDLRGFVNSDSRKRRQVEQRVKDTETGRARTQAAKASVQQLINQKACGMRMPQEIGRFVSEYWSKVLVYACVSGGDHSPVWQRHVQTLDDLLWCLQPLDKLEDVETREAKVGGLIEALKAGMEDISLPGNEAEEQARAIAQHLEMISTNDRAFLEDDSHSDQREALDAGMEVMEEIVLTAPTELEDLPEPVPAEPEYLSQIEKLKEGSWVEFRQDDGEILRCKLATIIEPGGRYIFVNRRGMKVSERSRMGLAVELKRKALTVLEESQVFDRALQAVIGNLRQMHRAPEPATR, from the coding sequence GTGAGTCAACCCAAGGTCGTACCACTGACTTCGGCGACGAAGAAGAAGTCGCCCGTACCGCCGATCCTGCACAGCGTGCGTCAGCACGCGAAGAAACTGCTGGGCGAACTGCTGCAGAGCCTGTTCAACAACATCGACGATGCCCTGTTCGAGATGGCGGATCGCTCCCGCAGCGACGCTGATCAGAGTATGTACTTCGAATCGATGCGGGAGATCCGTCTGCATCGCAGTCAGATCCAGAAGTCCTTCATGAGCGAGTTTTATCGCGGATTCGAACTGGCCTTCGAATCCAGCGATGTGCCTGAGACACTGGACTTCGACGAGGCAGTAGACAACATTTCACTGGTTGCAAACGACGACCTCGAGGTCACCGTCGCCATCGCGGGTATTGTTTCCAAAGTCACCAGCCAGCACTCACTTCAGATCATGCAGCTCACCAAGCGGATTGATCATCTGGCCAAGGATTGCACGGTGACCGAACGGATGAATCCACTCGGCCCGGAGCGGCTGAGCCACACCTTTGTCGCCGCCATCAGCGATCTGAACATCGACATCAAAGTTCGCATCATTCTGCTGAAACTCTTCGAGCGATTCGTCATGGAGCGTCTGGCACCACTGTATGCCGAGGCGAACCAGCTGCTGGCCGAAGCCGGCATCCTTACCGATCTGAAAAACATCATGCGCTCCGGCCGACAGCCCGAGAGCGCAGCGCGCCCCTCGACCCGAAGTTCCGGCCCCCTTAGCGGCGGCGGACGGGATGGGTCACATTCACCAGGTACGGGCGGCTACGGCAGCGGTCCGGGCTACGGTGGCAGCGCCTCCGAAGGCTCAAGCACTGGTGGGGCCGGTTACGGCAACCAGGACAGCCCTGGCTACGCAGGCACCGGCTTCGGTGTAATTCAGAGACTGCTGGCAGCTTCACGGGGCGGTGCGGCTTCACCCGGTGTGGACAGCACGGGCTCTATCAGCAGCTCCGACGTGGTTGCCGCGTTCTCCGCAGCCCAGAGCGATATTGCCGACCCCATCGACATCGAGCATGTGCCCCCACTGCTCGACCTGCGTCAGATGGTGTTTGCCCGGGCGCCGGAAATTACCGGCCGGGAAAACGTCCAACTCAGTCAGTCGGACGACGACGTGGTGAACTTTGTCGGCATGCTGTTCGACTACATACTCAATGATCGCAATCTGGCCATTCCGATGAAGGCCCTGATCGGTCGCCTGCAGCTGCCTATCGTCAAACTGGCGGTCATGGACAAGACCTTTTTCGAAAAAAGCAGTCACCCGGCGCGGCAACTGCTCAACGAACTCTCCAGCGCGGGGATCGGCTGGAGCAGTGCGGCAGAACTCAAGCGCGATGCGCTGTACAACAAAATCGAATCGATCGTACTTCGCGTGATGAACGGCTTCAAAGACAATCCGGATCTGTTCTCCGAACTGCTCAAGGACCTGAGAGGTTTCGTCAACAGCGACAGCCGCAAACGGCGTCAGGTCGAACAGCGGGTAAAAGACACCGAAACCGGACGCGCCCGGACCCAGGCAGCGAAAGCTTCGGTTCAGCAGCTGATCAACCAGAAGGCCTGTGGCATGCGCATGCCACAGGAGATCGGTCGATTCGTCAGCGAGTACTGGTCGAAAGTGCTGGTATACGCCTGTGTCAGCGGTGGAGATCACTCGCCCGTCTGGCAGCGCCATGTACAGACGCTGGACGACCTTCTCTGGTGTCTGCAGCCGCTGGATAAACTCGAGGATGTCGAAACCCGCGAGGCCAAGGTTGGCGGGCTGATCGAGGCGCTCAAGGCCGGGATGGAAGACATCAGTCTGCCAGGGAATGAAGCGGAAGAGCAGGCCCGCGCCATTGCGCAGCACCTCGAAATGATATCCACCAACGATCGGGCCTTCCTCGAAGACGACAGCCACAGCGACCAGCGCGAGGCGCTCGATGCTGGTATGGAAGTCATGGAAGAAATCGTGCTCACCGCACCCACCGAACTGGAGGATCTGCCGGAGCCGGTTCCCGCCGAGCCCGAGTATCTGAGCCAGATTGAAAAGCTCAAGGAAGGCAGCTGGGTGGAATTCCGCCAGGACGACGGCGAGATTCTGCGCTGCAAACTCGCCACGATCATCGAACCCGGTGGACGCTACATATTCGTGAACCGCCGGGGTATGAAAGTCTCGGAACGCAGTCGCATGGGGCTCGCGGTGGAACTGAAGCGCAAAGCCCTGACCGTACTCGAGGAATCCCAGGTTTTCGACCGCGCGCTGCAGGCAGTCATCGGCAACCTCCGCCAGATGCACAGGGCACCGGAGCCGGCAACCCGCTAG
- a CDS encoding PilZ domain-containing protein, giving the protein MASDNIVELDSARSRTSIKQDKRLHARLESDDRLFTQVVLSADDPELVGTTLSCTAINLSVGGIQFRTNAPVPPGSLLDLWVDVSSRPGKFFLAGEVRWSRPTGETNARGESEWFIGVQLKSGAATDIVDWRDFHASAYAR; this is encoded by the coding sequence ATGGCGTCAGACAACATCGTGGAACTCGACTCAGCCCGGTCGAGGACCTCCATCAAGCAGGACAAACGCCTGCACGCACGGCTGGAGAGCGACGATCGCCTCTTCACCCAGGTTGTACTGTCCGCCGACGATCCCGAACTGGTCGGCACCACACTGTCCTGCACAGCGATCAACCTCTCGGTCGGTGGCATCCAGTTTCGCACCAACGCCCCGGTGCCGCCCGGTTCCCTGCTCGATCTGTGGGTTGACGTATCAAGCCGTCCGGGGAAGTTCTTTCTGGCAGGAGAAGTCCGCTGGAGTCGTCCCACCGGCGAAACGAACGCACGCGGCGAGAGCGAGTGGTTCATCGGTGTGCAGCTGAAGTCCGGCGCCGCCACCGATATCGTCGACTGGCGGGACTTCCACGCCAGCGCTTACGCGCGCTGA
- the pyrF gene encoding orotidine-5'-phosphate decarboxylase, whose translation MTPRNSITRITRNPFIDQLRFGWESRESLLCVGLDPDLERLPASYREREREHHDGLLRFCCDIVDSTAGLVCAFKPQIAYFAALGRENQLAELIAYIHERHPEHPVILDAKRGDIGATARLYAREAFERYDADAVTVNAYLGEESLAPFIEYRDRGVIVLCRTSNPDSAWLQNHPAEDPTYLRIARGVREWNRHGNLLLVAGATYADDIGRIREVVADMPLLVPGIGAQGGDLASVMAAGCDRRGQGLIISASRSILFADTGSPMEGARRAAAALRDEMRRLQKEIAPDRTVV comes from the coding sequence GTGACGCCCCGCAACTCTATTACCCGCATAACCCGCAATCCCTTCATCGACCAGCTTCGTTTTGGCTGGGAGTCACGAGAGAGTCTGCTCTGTGTCGGGCTCGATCCGGATCTCGAACGCCTGCCTGCATCCTACCGCGAGCGGGAACGCGAGCACCACGATGGCCTGTTGCGTTTCTGTTGCGACATTGTCGACTCGACTGCCGGGCTGGTCTGCGCATTCAAGCCCCAGATTGCCTACTTCGCAGCACTTGGCCGGGAAAATCAGCTTGCCGAACTTATCGCCTACATCCATGAGCGTCATCCCGAACACCCGGTGATTCTGGACGCCAAGCGGGGTGACATTGGCGCCACCGCCAGGCTCTATGCCCGGGAAGCCTTCGAGCGCTACGACGCGGACGCGGTTACTGTAAACGCCTATCTGGGCGAAGAGAGCCTCGCGCCTTTCATCGAATATCGGGATCGGGGTGTGATCGTGCTCTGTCGTACCAGTAATCCCGACAGCGCCTGGCTGCAGAACCATCCAGCGGAGGACCCGACATACCTGCGCATCGCGCGGGGAGTCAGGGAATGGAACCGGCACGGCAATCTGCTGCTGGTGGCGGGAGCCACCTATGCAGACGACATCGGCAGAATCCGGGAAGTGGTGGCAGATATGCCCCTGCTGGTGCCAGGCATCGGCGCACAGGGAGGGGACCTTGCATCGGTCATGGCGGCTGGCTGCGACCGTCGCGGCCAGGGGCTGATCATCAGCGCATCCCGGTCGATTCTGTTTGCAGACACCGGGTCGCCGATGGAGGGCGCACGGCGCGCGGCCGCCGCGCTGCGGGACGAGATGCGCCGTTTACAGAAGGAAATCGCACCAGACCGGACAGTGGTCTGA
- the xthA gene encoding exodeoxyribonuclease III, with protein sequence MRFVTFNVNGIRARLHQLASVTEKLQPDVLALQEIKVSDEQFPLESVQALGYPHVSYYGQKGHYGVALLSKTAPVAAQLGFPWRPADQQRRFQSVDYRFGDSPLRIINGYFPQGDSRTHPTKFPAKQQFYADIERYLNEHCDSDAPVILAGDMNVAPADADVGIGEDNAKRWLRTGKASFLPEEREWLDRLFAWGMVDGYAARPTEERLFSWFDYRSRAFEQEPKRGLRIDLILTSQILNGRLQGTDIDYRIRGEEKPSDHCPVWCDFLL encoded by the coding sequence ATGCGATTCGTCACTTTCAATGTCAACGGCATCCGCGCCAGGCTGCATCAGCTCGCCTCGGTGACCGAAAAACTGCAGCCGGACGTGCTCGCACTTCAGGAAATCAAGGTCTCCGACGAGCAGTTTCCCCTTGAGTCCGTGCAGGCTCTCGGCTACCCGCATGTGAGCTATTACGGTCAGAAGGGCCACTATGGTGTCGCCCTGCTGTCAAAGACCGCGCCGGTAGCCGCACAGCTGGGCTTTCCCTGGCGGCCCGCAGATCAGCAGCGCCGCTTTCAGAGTGTCGACTACCGCTTCGGAGATTCGCCGCTGCGGATCATCAACGGCTACTTCCCTCAGGGAGACAGCCGCACCCATCCCACCAAATTTCCTGCCAAACAGCAGTTCTACGCCGACATCGAACGCTATCTGAACGAGCACTGCGACAGCGACGCGCCGGTGATCCTCGCAGGTGATATGAACGTTGCGCCTGCAGACGCGGACGTCGGAATCGGCGAGGACAACGCAAAGCGCTGGCTGCGCACGGGGAAAGCCAGCTTTCTACCTGAAGAGCGCGAATGGCTCGACCGGCTGTTTGCCTGGGGCATGGTGGATGGCTACGCAGCGCGGCCAACCGAGGAGCGACTGTTCAGCTGGTTCGATTACCGGAGCCGGGCGTTCGAACAGGAGCCGAAGCGCGGCCTGCGGATCGACCTGATCCTTACCTCGCAGATACTGAACGGTCGGCTGCAGGGAACCGATATCGACTACCGGATACGCGGCGAAGAAAAACCTTCAGACCACTGTCCGGTCTGGTGCGATTTCCTTCTGTAA
- a CDS encoding HAMP domain-containing sensor histidine kinase, translating to MTPEAVIYRYLEAASAQPPDIERLQLVLSADADLLGRWLNVLDCPADPDVFSRHLRNISSARLRQIAQVQAWAVLPVSGSARLGLDQWQSVLRSAFLAEVLAEQVGIADPQIVRWRILLAVSGVNLLQDRALQELVDFRGIRAELLEDAGIEIRILAVVDAFEVLDEYRAGQLAQRLLQISSENFADLVDWAATRCAELMNQLGLNREDDEDWSNRLWVQRQVSMLADLLRMGRTPAEVRDAHEFATRSLFRQVPLLLLQDHNRLRVAAGGDIEIQVDSPVSTIAAATRSGEIRTLSDSSDLAVGDRQLLRRIGTDGALCLPLRHGDRSLGALLFGVDDDVDHEFALKLYADQLAQRLAELAGRGSEEQELLKRYRQREEKRLRELVHEANNPLSVVHNYLHILEMRLQHEPSATEQLQMIGSELKRAGEIIQRARDVPPITDAESQPDVVIEPFDLNDLVRRVHELHRGYAADHTVRTTMDLPPGTVRVDSDEQRLAQILNNLMRNAIEAATGESVEIGVTSGVFREGREGVELYVRDTGPGLPRSVLDRLADPKESSKGGSHAGLGLHIVHRLVQELGGSIDVRTAPGRGTTFSLYLPLRVR from the coding sequence GTGACCCCGGAAGCGGTCATTTATCGGTATCTCGAGGCGGCCAGTGCGCAGCCGCCGGATATCGAACGCCTGCAGCTCGTACTCAGTGCCGATGCGGACCTGCTCGGCCGCTGGCTCAACGTGCTCGACTGTCCGGCGGATCCGGATGTGTTCAGCCGCCACCTGCGCAATATTTCCAGCGCCAGATTGCGCCAGATCGCCCAGGTCCAGGCCTGGGCGGTGCTCCCGGTCTCCGGCAGTGCCAGACTCGGACTGGATCAGTGGCAGTCCGTCCTGCGTTCGGCCTTCCTGGCAGAAGTGCTCGCCGAGCAGGTGGGTATCGCCGACCCACAGATCGTGCGCTGGCGGATTCTGCTGGCCGTCTCCGGCGTCAATCTTCTCCAGGATCGGGCTCTCCAGGAGCTCGTGGATTTTCGCGGCATCCGTGCCGAGCTGCTGGAAGATGCCGGCATCGAAATCCGCATTCTTGCGGTTGTCGATGCCTTCGAGGTACTCGACGAGTATCGCGCCGGTCAGCTCGCCCAGCGGCTGCTGCAGATCAGTTCGGAGAATTTCGCCGATCTGGTGGACTGGGCGGCAACCCGTTGTGCGGAGCTGATGAACCAGCTCGGTCTGAATCGGGAAGACGACGAAGACTGGTCTAACCGGCTGTGGGTACAGCGGCAGGTGTCGATGCTTGCCGATCTCCTGCGGATGGGGCGCACACCGGCGGAAGTCCGTGACGCGCATGAATTTGCGACGCGCAGTCTGTTTCGCCAGGTACCGCTGTTGCTGCTGCAGGATCATAACCGCCTGCGCGTGGCCGCAGGCGGTGATATCGAGATCCAGGTGGACTCTCCGGTGAGCACCATTGCAGCCGCCACACGCAGCGGGGAAATTCGGACACTGTCGGATTCCAGTGACCTTGCGGTGGGTGATCGGCAGCTCTTGCGCCGGATCGGAACCGACGGAGCGCTGTGTCTGCCGCTTCGTCATGGCGACCGCAGTCTCGGTGCACTGCTGTTCGGGGTCGATGATGATGTCGATCATGAGTTTGCGCTGAAACTCTATGCGGATCAGCTTGCCCAGCGGCTTGCAGAGCTGGCAGGCAGGGGATCGGAGGAGCAGGAACTGCTGAAGCGCTATCGCCAGCGTGAAGAGAAACGGCTGCGCGAACTGGTGCATGAGGCAAACAATCCGTTAAGTGTCGTACACAACTATCTGCACATTCTCGAGATGAGACTGCAGCATGAACCCTCAGCGACAGAGCAGCTGCAGATGATCGGGTCCGAGCTGAAACGGGCGGGGGAAATCATTCAGCGGGCGCGGGATGTACCGCCGATTACCGACGCGGAGTCGCAACCGGATGTGGTGATAGAGCCCTTCGACCTCAACGACCTGGTCAGACGCGTGCACGAACTGCATCGCGGCTATGCCGCCGATCATACTGTGCGCACCACCATGGATCTGCCCCCGGGAACTGTCCGGGTGGATTCCGACGAACAGCGGCTTGCTCAGATACTCAACAACCTGATGCGCAACGCCATTGAGGCGGCCACCGGGGAAAGTGTGGAGATAGGGGTTACCAGCGGCGTGTTCCGGGAAGGTCGGGAAGGGGTCGAGCTGTATGTGCGGGATACCGGTCCGGGATTACCGCGATCGGTCCTCGATCGGCTTGCCGATCCGAAGGAGTCCAGCAAGGGCGGCAGCCACGCCGGGCTCGGCCTGCACATCGTGCACCGGCTGGTTCAGGAGCTCGGCGGTTCCATCGATGTGCGCACCGCACCAGGCCGGGGCACGACGTTCAGCCTCTATCTGCCGCTGCGGGTTCGCTGA
- a CDS encoding acyl-CoA dehydrogenase family protein, translating into MALDATTLNQLIDTLERFVRERLIPLEAQIAEEDRIPDEVIDEMRALGLFGLTIPEEFGGLGLNTEEECLAVIALGHTSPAFRSVFGTNNGIGSQGLVMDGTPEQKAHYLPRLASGEIIGSFALTEPDVGSDSAAVQTTATADGDDFILSGTKRFITNAPQAQLFTVFARTDPQVKGARGVSAFLVDAHLPGITLGPKNRKMGQQGAHVCDVIFEDCRVPRSAIIGGPDNLNKGFATAMKTLDRGRLHISALAVGCAERLIEESLSYAINRRQFGQAIAQFQLIQAMLADSKAESYAARCMVLDAARRRDAGEKVTTLASCCKLFASEMVGRVADRAVQIHGGAGYMEEYAVARFYRDVRLFRIYEGTSQIQQTVIAKNLIRDAS; encoded by the coding sequence ATGGCGCTGGATGCGACGACGCTGAATCAGCTCATCGATACCCTCGAACGCTTCGTGCGGGAGCGGCTCATTCCCCTCGAGGCTCAGATCGCCGAAGAAGACCGGATTCCGGATGAGGTGATCGACGAGATGCGTGCGCTCGGTCTGTTCGGACTCACCATCCCGGAAGAATTCGGCGGTCTCGGGCTCAACACGGAAGAGGAATGCCTGGCTGTGATCGCCCTCGGCCACACCTCCCCCGCCTTCCGATCAGTATTCGGGACCAACAACGGAATCGGTTCCCAGGGACTGGTGATGGACGGCACCCCTGAACAGAAGGCCCACTATCTTCCCAGGCTCGCCAGCGGCGAGATCATCGGCTCCTTTGCGCTGACCGAGCCGGACGTGGGTTCGGATTCCGCCGCCGTGCAGACCACGGCCACTGCGGACGGAGATGACTTCATTCTCAGCGGCACCAAGCGCTTCATCACCAATGCACCCCAGGCCCAGCTGTTCACCGTGTTCGCCCGTACCGACCCGCAGGTAAAAGGTGCCCGCGGGGTCAGTGCGTTTCTGGTCGACGCGCATCTGCCGGGCATCACCCTCGGGCCCAAGAACCGGAAGATGGGCCAGCAGGGTGCCCACGTCTGCGATGTGATTTTCGAAGATTGCCGGGTGCCGCGCAGTGCCATCATCGGCGGACCGGACAATCTCAACAAAGGCTTCGCGACTGCGATGAAGACTCTCGATCGCGGGCGCCTGCACATCAGCGCGCTGGCTGTCGGCTGTGCCGAGCGGCTGATCGAGGAAAGCCTGAGCTATGCGATCAACCGTCGCCAGTTCGGTCAGGCGATCGCACAGTTCCAGCTGATCCAGGCCATGCTGGCAGACAGCAAGGCGGAGAGCTATGCGGCCCGCTGCATGGTGCTGGACGCCGCCCGGCGTCGCGATGCCGGAGAGAAGGTCACGACCCTGGCCTCCTGCTGCAAACTGTTCGCCTCGGAGATGGTCGGCCGTGTCGCCGACCGCGCCGTACAGATTCACGGCGGAGCTGGATACATGGAGGAGTACGCGGTGGCGCGCTTTTACCGGGACGTGCGGCTGTTCCGGATCTACGAAGGCACCAGCCAGATCCAGCAGACCGTGATTGCAAAAAACCTGATCCGGGACGCCAGCTGA
- a CDS encoding acyl-CoA dehydrogenase codes for MSNERQAFAWDDPLQLDEQLSAEERMIRDTARDYAKDRLLPRVISANREERFDREIMNELGELGLLGATLPAKYGCSEVNYVSYGLVAREVERVDSGYRSAMSVQSSLVMHPIHAYGSEAQREKYLPKLATGEWVGCFGLTEPDHGSDPNGMVTNAKRVGDGYLLNGAKMWITNSPIADLAVVWAKLDGVIRGFIVERGFKGFSTPKIEGKMSLRASVTGEIVLDDVMVPEENLLPDARGLAGPFGCLNKARYGIAWGVLGAAEFCWHAARTYTLERKQFGRPLAANQLIQKKLADMQTEITLGLHACLRMGRLMDEGRLAIENISLLKRNNCGKSLEIARMARDMHGGNGISDEYHVIRHVMNLETVNTYEGTHDIHALILGRAQTGLQAFSS; via the coding sequence ATGAGTAACGAACGACAGGCCTTCGCCTGGGACGATCCTCTGCAGCTGGACGAGCAGCTGTCCGCCGAGGAGCGGATGATCCGCGACACCGCTCGTGACTACGCAAAAGACAGGCTCCTGCCCCGGGTGATCTCCGCCAACCGGGAAGAGCGCTTCGACCGGGAGATCATGAACGAACTCGGCGAACTGGGCCTGCTCGGTGCGACCTTGCCTGCGAAGTACGGCTGTTCCGAGGTGAACTATGTGTCCTACGGCCTGGTGGCCCGGGAAGTTGAGCGGGTGGACTCCGGTTATCGCTCGGCGATGAGTGTGCAGTCCTCTCTGGTAATGCATCCCATCCACGCTTATGGCAGTGAGGCGCAGCGGGAAAAATACCTGCCGAAGCTCGCGACAGGGGAGTGGGTGGGTTGTTTCGGGCTTACCGAGCCTGACCATGGATCCGATCCGAACGGCATGGTCACCAACGCGAAGCGGGTGGGTGACGGGTATCTGCTCAACGGTGCCAAGATGTGGATCACCAACTCGCCCATCGCCGATCTGGCGGTGGTGTGGGCGAAGCTGGATGGCGTGATCCGTGGCTTCATTGTGGAGCGCGGGTTCAAGGGATTCAGCACGCCGAAAATCGAAGGCAAGATGAGTCTGCGCGCCTCGGTCACAGGAGAAATCGTGCTCGATGATGTGATGGTACCGGAAGAGAATCTGCTGCCCGATGCCAGGGGTCTGGCTGGCCCCTTCGGCTGCCTTAACAAGGCCCGCTACGGAATTGCCTGGGGTGTCCTGGGTGCCGCTGAATTCTGCTGGCATGCCGCACGCACCTACACCCTCGAGCGTAAACAGTTCGGCCGACCGCTCGCTGCCAATCAGCTCATTCAGAAGAAACTGGCGGACATGCAGACAGAAATCACACTGGGTCTGCATGCCTGTCTGCGTATGGGACGGCTGATGGATGAAGGTCGGCTGGCGATCGAAAACATCTCTCTGCTCAAGCGCAACAACTGCGGAAAATCCCTGGAGATCGCGCGCATGGCCCGGGACATGCACGGCGGCAATGGTATCTCAGACGAGTACCACGTCATCCGCCATGTCATGAATCTCGAAACTGTGAATACCTACGAAGGCACACACGATATTCATGCGCTCATCCTCGGCCGGGCCCAGACCGGTCTGCAGGCTTTCAGCAGCTGA
- the uvrY gene encoding UvrY/SirA/GacA family response regulator transcription factor, with the protein MIQVLIVDDHRLFRIGIVRMLQDVSGVKIIGEAGSGEEAVRLCREQHPDVVLMDICMPGIGGLEATRRIARMESGPRVIALTAYEESPFPGQALKAGAFGYLTKSVNAEELLAAIRKAFIGKRYLSGDIAQQLAVTAYDGESEDPFEQLSSREMQIMMMVVNCHRVRDISSDLHLSPKTVNSYRYRIFEKLNVRSDVELVLLAVRYGVVNGGNRLDAAH; encoded by the coding sequence ATGATCCAGGTACTGATAGTGGACGATCACCGGCTGTTTCGCATCGGGATCGTGAGAATGCTCCAGGATGTCTCCGGTGTGAAAATCATCGGGGAGGCCGGCAGCGGGGAGGAGGCTGTGCGGCTGTGCCGGGAGCAGCATCCGGATGTGGTTCTGATGGATATCTGCATGCCGGGCATCGGTGGTCTCGAAGCAACCCGCAGGATTGCGCGTATGGAATCCGGGCCGCGGGTCATCGCTCTGACAGCCTACGAAGAAAGCCCGTTTCCCGGCCAGGCACTGAAGGCGGGCGCTTTCGGCTACCTCACCAAATCGGTCAATGCTGAGGAACTGCTGGCTGCGATCCGGAAAGCGTTTATCGGCAAGCGTTATCTCAGCGGCGACATTGCGCAACAGCTTGCAGTAACCGCCTATGACGGTGAGTCGGAGGATCCCTTTGAGCAGCTCTCCAGTCGGGAGATGCAGATCATGATGATGGTGGTGAACTGTCACAGAGTGAGAGATATCTCAAGCGATCTGCACCTGTCTCCGAAAACGGTGAACAGCTATCGATACCGCATCTTCGAGAAGCTCAATGTGCGCAGCGATGTCGAGCTGGTGCTGCTGGCGGTGCGCTATGGCGTGGTGAATGGCGGAAACCGGCTGGACGCTGCGCACTGA